In Juglans microcarpa x Juglans regia isolate MS1-56 chromosome 1S, Jm3101_v1.0, whole genome shotgun sequence, the genomic stretch aatcattaatcaATCAAATGCAGTGACTTCCCAACAAATAGTGGTAGCAGTCATGGAGAGAGAATTGAATACATCATAGGATTGGTGAAGATGTCTTTTTCATTGTCTTATTCTGTATTGCTTGTATTGCAAGATTTAAACCGTTTGTCCTCCTCCTATAGGGGCTGAATTATCTTAAATGTCGCTAGAGCAGCATCGTTACCTTTTAATTGTTCCATGAACATGATATGGGGAGGATAGGTTCTGGACTGGGAAGATGGATTCTAGGGCCCCTGGCCATATCCTTTAGCTTATTCTCCTTGAATGTAATATGGCTGCCTTTTGCGTATCTTTGGTTGTTAATCACTTCTAATGCTATTGTATATTGTATGTCGCTGGTTGTTTCTTCCCTATGAATTGCATCAAAGATTCAAAGGCTTTCCCTCCCCTTCTAGGGAAGGGTCAGCCTTACACAAAGCAATCTCATATGTTTTATGCTATTAATATTGTTGCATGCATAATCTTTAATGTTTTTTGGGCTTTCAACATTTGGCTGCAATCTCATCTGAAAACTGTGATCTATCCAGAGCTTGTTTGTTCCCCTTAAATACATATtttgcttcttttattttttttttccctttgtacctgtattatttgttaaatttgtgaatattattttatgccGCCCTTCCTGGGGGTGTCAATGAGTGAGTTCGAGCAACTGCTATATTTTCATGGGCAACTgctttagggctcgtttggatgttgagatgagatctcatctcgtctcatctcaacatccaaacatcactcaaacataaacatttttcaatttcaaatttttaactttttcatctaatcattacaactttctcaaacttccaaacaaaacacaaaaaacaattcaacttttttcaaatcccaaaacaaaaataatattaaaaaaaattatattctaacaatattttaactttttaatattttaattcaatttgttCTCTCTCGtttttcaaaactccataaaacatcctaactcaaaccatttcactattattcacagatttttcatctcatctcaacaaccaaacgaggccttagtcttCAACGGACTGAACATTCAAGATTTTTTTGCATCTATTTCTAGTGCTTGACTAGGTGACTCTTCTTGTAGACGTgctatgtacttgggcttcgcctattctcaattttattaataaaatttcctttactcataaaaaattaacGGGTGGTCAACCTTTGTTAAAGTTTTATTCAAACATGAGTCGAATTTGAGCTTATCGCTAAACTATATTTTATGCTCACCAACAATTCATTCTTTgttcttcttacttataaaaaaaaatatattaataattcattCTTTGTTGAACAAGTTCAAGTGTATTCATGAGCTACTTAATTTTAACAAAAGTAGattctttatataatatcttataacTTTAGTTACAAATTTTGACAAACCAACTTTgagtttttataaatatatatatatcactaatTATATTCCCAAGAATTTAAACAACATCTATTAGGAACTTGATTTCCTCTTAtctttttaaatacttaaaatgttCCTAccttaaagttatatttttctataaaaaaaattaaaaacaaagttATACGAGCCCATTCAAGTTTTACATAAGTTTATCgtttataattttgtgttttcGAACAACTCATTTAATAAACGAACTGAGCTGGATTCGAGTTTGGCCAAGCCATTCCCTAGCGGCTTGTAAGTAGcctttttagtttgttttttttttttaaacagccCTAGCTGCTCTGTGTCTTTTCAAACTCCAATCCCTACCTTAAAAAAGATTTTGGCATTGAAAGGTGCACATTAACTTTCTTTGATGCTCTGTTTGCAGCACTTTTTTACATGGTTGTGGCCTTTAACAATATCAATATTTAATTGTCTTTTATTGCACCAGGTTATTGATGTGGGTGGGAAGGAGTTTAGCTTTACATGCTCGCGAGAAACTGGCGACCTATGTGACATTTATGAGGAATGCCAAAGTGGTGAAGATGGGAATGGGTTGCTTGTTGAATCTGGGTGTGCCGGGTGGAAACTGAATGTGAAACGTGTATTGGATGAATCAACAACGAAACATGTTAAGATGATGTCAGAGGAAGCTGAACGCAAGCTTAAAGCACGCAAGTATGTCTTCTGATAATCATCCATGATGCTTCTCTAATGTTTGGGTTCAATATATAGGGATCATGTGCTTTAGTTCTATTCGTAACTTGCGGCTATCTTTTGCTTCTGTTTTATTATCTCTTTTTACTGCATAAATTTGTCGTTACAGATGTTGTGGATTGCCACACCTATGGACCTGTTGTGGATTGACTCCAGTTCAAATTTGTTACAGATGTTAATGGAAATATGAAAGAGTTCTGATAATTTACAAATGATAAACAATGTTAAGGCAAAACCCTTCAACGACCAACTTTTTATTGGTTGACAACgaattcctttattttttgcaaagtTGAAAGCACAACTAAAGTTATCTCGCTAGATTTCAGTATCTTGACTTTTTGTGGAaggcttaattttttttttgatgaataaaaattcGTGGAAGGTTTAATTACTGTTATACCCTTGAGCTGATTGGTTTTTATCTTGCACTTATGTCTTTTAGCACTGTTTTCCTTTTCCCTTGACAACAGAGCCATTGTCTTAGACCCTGGGAACCCACCTTCGAAGAGTCAGATAAAGGAAATAGCTGCTGTTGAGAGTAAGTTTGTTATTTCTGTTTTCATTTAGACCTAACAACAGAGGCAATGCCGCAGAACACATTGTATaattctctttctctcactcgcTCTCTCTTTGGTCCCTGGCAGCATATTTattcctattttctttttagtctCTATATACTGACTTTAGTGTCCCTTCTGACTTGTTGAAGTAACCATGTCAATAGTTATGATTCTAAGATCGTTATATGCAGTAACAATAGGATAGTATTCCACTATTAGGCTTAATTGGTACTGATTTTATATTCTGCCAAAAAAACGAAATACAAACTGTCTGAATTATGTAATCTTCCTGTGTTTCCAGCTAATGCATGGAGGCCttacaaacaaaagaaagagcCTGCATTTAAGAAGCGCAAGGTTGAACCACCCCAAGGTGACATAAGCCTTTGTAGAGCCTATAACTATTtctaatatattagtattcaACATAATGTATCTATCTGCTTTATATTCAGAAGTTTAAATTTTCTCTATACCGTTTGAACTCTTCTCTATGGCATGTTATTGATTTCCCCCTCTTATTGAACTATAATGTCTACTATTCATAGTTGGTGGCCTCCATAAATCTGCCTACAAATCTGGATTATCCTCGACAACTACAGCAAAGAGCAGACAGACATCTCCATCTCTTCTATCTCCACCAGAGCAATCAAGTCTTCCAGCAGCTCCACTGGAGAATGCAAATATATCTAAGAGTCATGCGACTATCGAAGATCCAATGCCCTCTCAGCTCATCAGTAAAGTGAAAGCTGCTCCTACCTCCGAGAAAGAAATCCCAACCAAGACTACTAATGTAGTACGGGAAACACCAGGACGCAAAAGAAATGTTGGAGCTAAACCAATGGATTTGCAAAGCATGTTGATTAATTTACTCACAGAGAATCCAAAGGGTATGAGCTTAAAGGTACGCATATCAATGCAAGTTTATTGATtgttaaacatgatatatgcTTCAGTTTGGGAACAAACTCATGATTTGATTCTCCATCTCTCCTGTTTTTAGGCCTTGGAGAAAGCTATTGGAGATACAGTTTCCAACTCTGTAAAGAAGATTGAGCCAATTATTAAAAAGGTAAGTGGTAAAACATCCTGGATGcttttattgtaagaatattaAGTGATCTGATGTCTTGTCATTAATCTTGAGCTTCAGATTGCAACTTTTCAAGCACCAGGAAGATACTTCTTGAAACCCAGGGTGGAGCTGGAAACCCTCAAGAAACCTTTGTCTGAAAGCGGAAGGTAAGTGTTGTTTTCTGATATAGATTGGTCGTTCTGGTCATTTTAGCAGTGAAGTTTCCCTTTttattctctgtttttttcctttgattgTGTCACGTGAGTCTTCTCTTCATTACCTCAGTTGTTCTCAAGTCTTAACCATCCATCGGCTAAGAATTGATTTTAAAAGTATAAGTATCACATATTACTAGTTACTGAGAAATTGTGTTGGCTGgaggaataattttatttctaagaCAGTAACTAAAGTGAATGAATCTTTCAGGTCATATAATTCAATATTGACCCATACTTCCTTTGTATGGTACTTTCACCACTAGTTTTTGATACTTCTACCTTCTAATAATGGGAGCCATTACTAGTCTTGTTGTATACGTTACTTTTTGGGACTCCATGTTTGTAAAAGCTAATTAAAAAGGATGGTTCAGCTATAGCAAAAAGTTTGCGAAGAGTTCTCGTATTATTTAGAGAGTGTTTTCCCCACTCTGTCAAACTGGATGGATTTCTTTGCGTTCCTTTATGTGGTTATAATGTATCCTTTGATCTTTCTAGTTCTCCAGAGGATAACAGTCACCAGATGCCTACTGCTGAGGACAAACATGGTCAGACACGTGCTGCAGAACCAAGCTTTGAAGAGAAAGTCTCTCCTGATGAATTGGAAGAACCGGTATACTTGGGCTCTAAACTTGGAGAAACAACTGCATTGGCAAAGATGGAAGTCCAACAACATTCACCTGATCTGTTTGGTGAAAAGATGGGCTCTGATAATAGTGAAGCGCAAGCTGGCAGCTCTAGCAATAGTGGGAGTGATAGTGATAGTGAAAGTGGCAGCAGTGATAGTGCAAGTGACAGTGGAAGCCATAGTAAGagcagaagcagaagcagaagcCCGGTGGGTAGTGGGAGTGGGAGTAGCAGTGACAGTGAAAGTGATGCGTCTTCCAACAGTAAGGAGGGTTCTGACGAGGATGTAGATATAATGACAAGTGATGATGAGAAAGAACCCCAATGTAAATTGCAGCCCTCTGAGCCTGGATTCTCTTCCTCACCCATTCCATGGAAAAGTACTGGTGGCAAGACTGTACAGAGTGGAATTGCTGAGAAGCAAGATGATCAAGGATCTGATGCAGTTGAGATTGAAAAAGACTTCCCCAATGTTGAACATGGAACGGAAATGGCTGTAGAAACTAGCCCGATTCCTGACAAAGAGGGTGGAAAATGGATAGAAGAGACCAAACCATTTTCCCCTGATCATGATGATGTCCCTGAGCACCCGAATTATGCAATAAGTTCATTTACGGAAAGGGAAAATGCAGTCAAGGACAGCTTCAAACATGAGCAGTCTGACAGCTCTGAAAGAACATTGAAAGGGAAACCCAAAAGGGGTTCTGATGTGAAGCACTTCAAAGAGAAATCTGATGGTGCAAAAAGGTTAAAAGCAGATGTCCAACCTTCTATTTCTGGGGTTCGGGATGCTCAATTCTCAGAGAGCTCTCACAATTTATCCCCTGATAGATTCGGTGGAAACCCTTATAAGGGTCCTACCATTCTAGCAACAAATAGAGCTGTTAGGGATGGGAATCCTGATATTGTCTTACAAAAAGGATACAACCAGGTATTTCCTGGAAGATCTAGTTCAGATTTCCAGCAATCTGGTCGAAGGTCCTTTGATCAAAGCACGAGGGCAAAGGCTCCCGATACAGCAGAGAAACCTGATGATCGTGCTGAGAGTGGCCGCAAATACTCTGAAAGGAATGTTCAAAGTTTCTCTGTGCAAAAAGATAAACTTTATAGAGATACGCCAAATGATGGCTATGCCAATGAGAAAAAggtttcaaaaaatttcaaagaagGTGGTTCTGGTGGCAAACAATCAGTGCCATTTGACTCACATTACCGGAAACATGGTGAAGGTGGACAGTTTTTGAGTTCTCTCATGGGATCTTCGCCAAGGGATAATATTACAACAGGAGTGAATGTATCACCCGTGGTTAATGGGAAAGGCAGTATACTTCAGAGAGAGCTTTCAGACTTGGAGTTGGGTGAACTTCGCGAGCCCTGGCCTGAGGAAACACCAGTTAAAAAGAAACTTGAAAGCAAAAACTCTTTTAAACAGTCAGACAATAAACCGTGCTCTTCAGATAACTGGAATTCGGATTCAAGTAAAGGAAAACCTGTTGGAAAGACAACTTCAGAATCAGGAAAGCCATCCCCGCCCAATCTAAATTCTGGGATTTGTAGCAATCTAGAAGGCTCAAATAAAAAGAGGAACACAGAAGATCAGGCTGAAGTTGTGCCACATTTTAACAAATTGGCAGATGGGAGTAATAAATCTAGACAGAATGAAGTAAAAGCTAGCCAAGGGTTTGGTCTGGAAAGCTACAGTGAGAGCAATAAGAAAACACCAGTAAGTGCTCCTCAACAGCATGATGCTAAACGAGTGCTAGTTTCTCACTCCATAAAGgaaaccaaaaaacaaacatCTAATACAATGGTAGAGTTGACTGATGGAAGAAAGGATTCCATTTGGGCTGAGGGAAATAATAGTGATCGTAAGAGGAGGGATTCCTCTTCTGATGAGAATAGTTGTTCTTATTCCAAGTATGAAAAGGATGAGCCAGAGCTGAAGGGACCAATAAAGGATTTTTCTCAGTAAGTAGACGTGAATTTTATGTCGTTAATGGCCATTTAACATGCCGCTAATGTTAAGGATTGTTTCTTGTAATTTTCTCTTGTGATTTTCTGGTACTAATTCAAATAATGTTTCTCTAATGTCAGGTATAATGAATATGTGCAAGATTTTCGTGATAAGTATGATAGTTATTCTTCCTTGAACAAGATTCTGGAGAGTTACAGGTAGTGTAGAACTCCTTTTACTCATGTTTGAAGGTGTGATTGCCTTTGATCTTTTGTTACTTGTTTGACAGGGGATTTATATGGCTTTGTGATCTGAAATCGTGTCCACTTAAAACTATTTAATACCTGTTATATGTAGGAATGTTTTCCATAAACTGGAAAAAGACCTTAACTTTGCCAAAGGCAGGGATATGGAGAGATATAATGACCTCAAGTTGCAGTTGATGGATTCCTATCGTCAATGTGGAACGGTATGCTTTTTTCTTCAGTTATACATGGTATATTTTGCATTTGTAACATGTATTCAATGTTTGGTGGATAAAATCAAGCCCATTAAAAAGATTGATCACTCTGTTCGCGTGGTCGGATGCATTATTTCAACAATAttcttttctacttttctttttcagaatgcCCTTTGTTTGACCCAGTTGATAGACCTTTATACTTTGGCCTTGTTGTGGGGAGTTGCTTGTATTATATCACTGATTTTAGGGGCATTGTCTTGTGACTCTACTTAAGTGTCGACTGGCACTGGGTAGTTACAATCACATAATTGCCATTTTATATTCAATACAGTAGATGGTGAATTCCAAAGCATCCAACTCATGTTACGTGCAAGTAATGAAATTATCTTTTAGACTTGGGCATCATGCTAAAAAATGCTGGCATGAACCATCtgacttgaacttgaacaaGAAAATTGGCAGTAGTTTCTGAATACTTGGTAGATGATATGATAGTGCTCAGTTGAAACTTGCATGTGACCACTTTATATTTTGTTAGATCTTACCTCTTTTGTGGTTTTATCATTATTCTTGAAACTTTGATGGTTATGTGATATACTCTTAAACCTTATAACGATTTTTAGAAAATGGTAAAACTTGATACACACGGGCCATTGAGATGCATTGAATAAAATCAACTTGTGTTTGCGATTGTGCTTTCATCTCAGCTGctctatttctctttctcaaatctcTGATTGCTTTGTGAATATCATGAGTACAGCCACTTGAATTAGCTGTAGTTTCACTGGCAAGTAAACGTTCTTATTTGAAGCTCTGCGATTAATAAACCCACTTGAATGGGTTTAGGTTTCTAAGATTTTGTATTTCGAGGGACATATCTGAGGATTTAGTAAACATATCTTCCGAATCTCAAGTGCTTGCTATCAGAATGAATACATGCagctttctttttatttggcttatttCTTGCTGATCCTGTTTTGACCTTGCAGAGACATAAAAGGctgaagaaaatatttaacGTGCTTCATGAAGAATTAAAGGTGATTCTTCCAAAAAGCTTTTAGTTTTGagttatattttttctttgtggtcattttttttaaaagtcatggaaaaaaaccaaaaagcatCTTTTGTCTGAACATTCATGCATGTTACAGGACCTCAAGCAAAGGATTAAAGACTTTGCAGTCTCGTTTGAAAAAGATTGAGGAGAAAATCTTACGCACTCTTGTATACAAGAAGgtaaaatatcttcatttagGAAATGAATGTTATCCGGGGGATGATCGTGGAAGAACGCCAGAAAGGAAGTTATGCTTTGTTGTTCAAGGCAGAACATTTTCTGGTGATGACCGTGAAGATTAAGGAACCACATCAGAATGCCAATTTTGCTACAAAGAGAAGAGAGCTCCAGTTAGATTGGATGTCATGTCCACAAGTTTTGTTCATACCCCCATAATCCCATGTATATGCACGTAGTGCCCTCTGTACATTCCCCTTGTACTCAAGACtggcctttttgtttttgtttggccACCTTTTCTGGGACTGGGAATTTGGACTTGTTTACacaactttaatgtttttgtacatTTTGCTAATCCTTATAAAGTGTTCTCCCATTTTCCCGTGTGAGAGGGGGAAAGAAAGGAAGACTGGGAGATGCGAAAAACTCATCTTTAATTTATGGAAAGCAGTTGTGATTTCATTACTTTATGGTGCCAATCAGTTGTGACAAATCTGAGGGAAACCAAAATGACCCATTGAGGCTGTTTCTcaatcatttcttcttcctacGTCTCCCAGTAGCTGGTTAAAGCAACGTGATTGGTTCAACCGGCCCCCAGAAACCAATTTTCTGTAATTCTTAGTAGAGGCTTGGATGATTAATTGAGATAAAATGGGTTGAGTTtggttgagatgaaaattgaaaattgaaaaaaatattattagaatattaattttaataatattattattttaaaatttaaaaaaattataataattagacgagattaattaaaagagtttttttttaattaaaagattttttttttttaattccaaccTCTCTTTTACCGGGTCCAACCTTAAATAACTGAAGAAAGTTGGGT encodes the following:
- the LOC121246249 gene encoding dentin sialophosphoprotein isoform X3 encodes the protein MMSEEAERKLKARKAIVLDPGNPPSKSQIKEIAAVETNAWRPYKQKKEPAFKKRKVEPPQVGGLHKSAYKSGLSSTTTAKSRQTSPSLLSPPEQSSLPAAPLENANISKSHATIEDPMPSQLISKVKAAPTSEKEIPTKTTNVVRETPGRKRNVGAKPMDLQSMLINLLTENPKGMSLKALEKAIGDTVSNSVKKIEPIIKKIATFQAPGRYFLKPRVELETLKKPLSESGSSPEDNSHQMPTAEDKHGQTRAAEPSFEEKVSPDELEEPVYLGSKLGETTALAKMEVQQHSPDLFGEKMGSDNSEAQAGSSSNSGSDSDSESGSSDSASDSGSHSKSRSRSRSPVGSGSGSSSDSESDASSNSKEGSDEDVDIMTSDDEKEPQCKLQPSEPGFSSSPIPWKSTGGKTVQSGIAEKQDDQGSDAVEIEKDFPNVEHGTEMAVETSPIPDKEGGKWIEETKPFSPDHDDVPEHPNYAISSFTERENAVKDSFKHEQSDSSERTLKGKPKRGSDVKHFKEKSDGAKRLKADVQPSISGVRDAQFSESSHNLSPDRFGGNPYKGPTILATNRAVRDGNPDIVLQKGYNQVFPGRSSSDFQQSGRRSFDQSTRAKAPDTAEKPDDRAESGRKYSERNVQSFSVQKDKLYRDTPNDGYANEKKVSKNFKEGGSGGKQSVPFDSHYRKHGEGGQFLSSLMGSSPRDNITTGVNVSPVVNGKGSILQRELSDLELGELREPWPEETPVKKKLESKNSFKQSDNKPCSSDNWNSDSSKGKPVGKTTSESGKPSPPNLNSGICSNLEGSNKKRNTEDQAEVVPHFNKLADGSNKSRQNEVKASQGFGLESYSESNKKTPVSAPQQHDAKRVLVSHSIKETKKQTSNTMVELTDGRKDSIWAEGNNSDRKRRDSSSDENSCSYSKYEKDEPELKGPIKDFSQYNEYVQDFRDKYDSYSSLNKILESYRNVFHKLEKDLNFAKGRDMERYNDLKLQLMDSYRQCGTRHKRLKKIFNVLHEELKDLKQRIKDFAVSFEKD
- the LOC121246249 gene encoding dentin sialophosphoprotein isoform X2, producing MYGGSSKLGRNGGGGAARGIGAKRPNSSHPLPPPHRQSGQAGAGRLSIGGRVSGSASNPRSRGSIQSAAPAAVEENFSLVPGNNPPAFAMIIRLAPDLVDEIKRLEAQAGTARIKFDVTASNSSGNVIDVGGKEFSFTCSRETGDLCDIYEECQSGEDGNGLLVESGCAGWKLNVKRVLDESTTKHVKMMSEEAERKLKARKAIVLDPGNPPSKSQIKEIAAVETNAWRPYKQKKEPAFKKRKVEPPQVGGLHKSAYKSGLSSTTTAKSRQTSPSLLSPPEQSSLPAAPLENANISKSHATIEDPMPSQLISKVKAAPTSEKEIPTKTTNVVRETPGRKRNVGAKPMDLQSMLINLLTENPKGMSLKALEKAIGDTVSNSVKKIEPIIKKIATFQAPGRYFLKPRVELETLKKPLSESGSSPEDNSHQMPTAEDKHGQTRAAEPSFEEKVSPDELEEPVYLGSKLGETTALAKMEVQQHSPDLFGEKMGSDNSEAQAGSSSNSGSDSDSESGSSDSASDSGSHSKSRSRSRSPVGSGSGSSSDSESDASSNSKEGSDEDVDIMTSDDEKEPQCKLQPSEPGFSSSPIPWKSTGGKTVQSGIAEKQDDQGSDAVEIEKDFPNVEHGTEMAVETSPIPDKEGGKWIEETKPFSPDHDDVPEHPNYAISSFTERENAVKDSFKHEQSDSSERTLKGKPKRGSDVKHFKEKSDGAKRLKADVQPSISGVRDAQFSESSHNLSPDRFGGNPYKGPTILATNRAVRDGNPDIVLQKGYNQVFPGRSSSDFQQSGRRSFDQSTRAKAPDTAEKPDDRAESGRKYSERNVQSFSVQKDKLYRDTPNDGYANEKKVSKNFKEGGSGGKQSVPFDSHYRKHGEGGQFLSSLMGSSPRDNITTGVNVSPVVNGKGSILQRELSDLELGELREPWPEETPVKKKLESKNSFKQSDNKPCSSDNWNSDSSKGKPVGKTTSESGKPSPPNLNSGICSNLEGSNKKRNTEDQAEVVPHFNKLADGSNKSRQNEVKASQGFGLESYSESNKKTPVSAPQQHDAKRVLVSHSIKETKKQTSNTMVELTDGRKDSIWAEGNNSDRKRRDSSSDENSCSYSKYEKDEPELKGPIKDFSQYNEYVQDFRDKYDSYSSLNKILESYRGFIWLCDLKSCPLKTI
- the LOC121246249 gene encoding dentin sialophosphoprotein isoform X1; translated protein: MYGGSSKLGRNGGGGAARGIGAKRPNSSHPLPPPHRQSGQAGAGRLSIGGRVSGSASNPRSRGSIQSAAPAAVEENFSLVPGNNPPAFAMIIRLAPDLVDEIKRLEAQAGTARIKFDVTASNSSGNVIDVGGKEFSFTCSRETGDLCDIYEECQSGEDGNGLLVESGCAGWKLNVKRVLDESTTKHVKMMSEEAERKLKARKAIVLDPGNPPSKSQIKEIAAVETNAWRPYKQKKEPAFKKRKVEPPQVGGLHKSAYKSGLSSTTTAKSRQTSPSLLSPPEQSSLPAAPLENANISKSHATIEDPMPSQLISKVKAAPTSEKEIPTKTTNVVRETPGRKRNVGAKPMDLQSMLINLLTENPKGMSLKALEKAIGDTVSNSVKKIEPIIKKIATFQAPGRYFLKPRVELETLKKPLSESGSSPEDNSHQMPTAEDKHGQTRAAEPSFEEKVSPDELEEPVYLGSKLGETTALAKMEVQQHSPDLFGEKMGSDNSEAQAGSSSNSGSDSDSESGSSDSASDSGSHSKSRSRSRSPVGSGSGSSSDSESDASSNSKEGSDEDVDIMTSDDEKEPQCKLQPSEPGFSSSPIPWKSTGGKTVQSGIAEKQDDQGSDAVEIEKDFPNVEHGTEMAVETSPIPDKEGGKWIEETKPFSPDHDDVPEHPNYAISSFTERENAVKDSFKHEQSDSSERTLKGKPKRGSDVKHFKEKSDGAKRLKADVQPSISGVRDAQFSESSHNLSPDRFGGNPYKGPTILATNRAVRDGNPDIVLQKGYNQVFPGRSSSDFQQSGRRSFDQSTRAKAPDTAEKPDDRAESGRKYSERNVQSFSVQKDKLYRDTPNDGYANEKKVSKNFKEGGSGGKQSVPFDSHYRKHGEGGQFLSSLMGSSPRDNITTGVNVSPVVNGKGSILQRELSDLELGELREPWPEETPVKKKLESKNSFKQSDNKPCSSDNWNSDSSKGKPVGKTTSESGKPSPPNLNSGICSNLEGSNKKRNTEDQAEVVPHFNKLADGSNKSRQNEVKASQGFGLESYSESNKKTPVSAPQQHDAKRVLVSHSIKETKKQTSNTMVELTDGRKDSIWAEGNNSDRKRRDSSSDENSCSYSKYEKDEPELKGPIKDFSQYNEYVQDFRDKYDSYSSLNKILESYRNVFHKLEKDLNFAKGRDMERYNDLKLQLMDSYRQCGTRHKRLKKIFNVLHEELKDLKQRIKDFAVSFEKD